One stretch of Streptomyces agglomeratus DNA includes these proteins:
- a CDS encoding EboA domain-containing protein: MLTELTNGAPPSVLQAALEAQLAGAGRAWLHEALAEAEAEAEATSAEEAAAAEKTAAAARAGAATKAGAEAEAELPGPADGLRARWSMPLWEIRFAEAGRHCRPAHVPTAPAAPDARHAEDLADAARVLLLHAVRADHATTARLYSHGTAAERRAVLWALPRLGATLTPPRAALPLVEDALRTNDTRLVAAAVGPYAAEHLDQHAWRHAVLKCLFTGVPVEAVDALSPRSQGDTELARMLRDYAAERTAAGRPVPDDLHRVLALTALPDTTAAPTEES, encoded by the coding sequence ATGCTGACCGAGCTGACCAACGGAGCCCCGCCCTCCGTCCTGCAAGCCGCACTCGAAGCACAACTGGCGGGCGCGGGCCGTGCCTGGCTCCACGAAGCCCTGGCCGAGGCGGAAGCCGAAGCAGAGGCAACGTCAGCGGAAGAGGCAGCGGCAGCGGAAAAGACGGCGGCAGCGGCCAGGGCGGGGGCAGCGACCAAGGCGGGAGCCGAAGCGGAAGCCGAGCTGCCCGGCCCGGCGGACGGACTTCGCGCCCGGTGGTCGATGCCCCTCTGGGAGATCCGCTTCGCCGAAGCCGGCCGCCACTGCCGTCCGGCCCACGTCCCGACCGCACCTGCCGCCCCGGACGCCCGGCACGCCGAGGACCTGGCCGACGCCGCCCGCGTCCTCCTGCTGCACGCCGTACGAGCCGACCACGCCACCACCGCCCGCCTGTACAGCCACGGCACCGCCGCCGAACGCCGCGCGGTGCTGTGGGCCCTGCCTCGTCTCGGTGCCACGCTCACGCCCCCCCGGGCCGCGCTCCCGCTCGTCGAAGACGCCCTGCGCACCAACGACACACGACTCGTCGCCGCCGCGGTCGGACCGTACGCCGCCGAGCACCTCGACCAGCACGCCTGGCGGCACGCCGTCCTCAAGTGCCTGTTCACCGGTGTGCCGGTCGAGGCCGTCGACGCCCTGTCCCCGCGCTCCCAGGGAGACACCGAACTGGCCCGGATGCTCCGCGACTACGCCGCCGAACGCACGGCCGCGGGCCGCCCCGTACCGGACGATCTCCACCGCGTCCTGGCCCTCACGGCCCTCCCGGACACCACGGCCGCCCCCACAGAGGAGTCCTGA
- a CDS encoding sugar phosphate isomerase/epimerase family protein produces MTVTPAPTPAAHTTPLRFGYGTNGLTDLRLDDALALLAGLGYDGVGLTLDHMHLDPLAPGLAARTRHVGRRLSKLGLGVTIETGARYVLDPRRKHGPSLLDPDPAARAARAGLLLTAVRVAADLGARAVHCFSGVTPAGTPPDLAWQRLRESLGPVIEAAATAGVPLAVEPEPGHLLATLADFHHLRRALGDPSSLGLTLDIGHCQCLEPSSPADCVREAAPWLRHVQIEDMRRGVHEHLPFGDGEIDFPPVLEALAATGYQGLTVVELPRHSHAGPELAARSIDFLRKAQPAGAGSALPAGGARC; encoded by the coding sequence ATGACCGTCACCCCCGCCCCCACTCCCGCCGCGCACACCACGCCGCTGCGCTTCGGGTACGGCACCAACGGCCTCACCGACCTCCGTCTGGACGACGCTCTGGCCCTCCTCGCCGGCCTCGGTTACGACGGCGTCGGCCTGACCCTCGACCACATGCACCTCGATCCCCTCGCCCCCGGACTCGCCGCCCGTACCCGGCACGTGGGCCGCAGGCTCTCGAAGCTCGGCCTGGGGGTGACCATCGAGACCGGCGCCCGGTACGTCCTCGATCCGCGCCGCAAACACGGCCCTTCCCTGCTCGACCCGGACCCGGCCGCCCGAGCCGCCCGCGCCGGACTGCTCCTCACGGCGGTACGCGTCGCCGCCGACCTCGGCGCCCGTGCTGTGCACTGCTTCAGCGGCGTCACCCCCGCCGGCACGCCGCCCGACCTCGCGTGGCAGCGGTTGAGGGAGTCACTCGGCCCGGTCATCGAGGCCGCCGCCACCGCCGGCGTACCGCTGGCCGTGGAGCCCGAACCCGGTCACCTCCTCGCCACCCTCGCCGACTTCCACCACCTGCGCCGCGCCCTCGGCGACCCGTCCTCTCTCGGCCTCACCCTCGACATCGGCCACTGTCAGTGCCTGGAGCCGTCCTCGCCCGCCGACTGCGTGCGCGAGGCCGCTCCCTGGCTGCGGCACGTCCAGATCGAGGACATGCGGCGTGGTGTGCACGAGCACCTTCCGTTCGGTGACGGCGAGATCGACTTCCCGCCCGTCCTGGAGGCACTCGCGGCCACCGGCTACCAGGGCCTCACGGTGGTCGAGCTTCCCCGCCACTCGCACGCCGGCCCCGAACTGGCCGCCCGGTCGATCGACTTCCTGCGCAAGGCGCAGCCCGCCGGAGCGGGCAGCGCTCTCCCGGCGGGAGGCGCACGATGCTGA
- a CDS encoding SCO3242 family prenyltransferase gives MRRSARLAAWAELLRVSALFTVPGDAVAGAASIGVRPNRGTALAVGSSLCLYEAGMALNDWADRAEDAVDRPHRPIPSGRVTPRQALAASGALTVAGLALAAGAGRPALAVATGLAATIWAYDLRLKHTPAAPATMAAARALDLLLGATATGARTGSPDVSFPLPDLARGPERGGAGNLLTGTRRSPAALTAAAMLGAHTYAVTAVSRRETQGGSTAAPLAALAAAAVLATLAARERPGAEAAGAPPRPAAGGGSAPAAAPPPALHPAIRVATRLATPATFAAAAYFRTAAKPLFHAVLNPSPPLTQRAVGGGIRAMIPLQAALAARSGAAGAGAALMGLVPLARMLSRKVSPT, from the coding sequence ATGAGGCGGTCCGCTCGCCTCGCCGCCTGGGCGGAACTCCTGCGGGTGTCCGCCCTGTTCACCGTCCCGGGTGACGCCGTGGCGGGGGCGGCGTCCATCGGCGTACGCCCCAACCGGGGGACGGCGCTGGCCGTCGGCTCCTCGCTGTGCCTGTACGAGGCGGGCATGGCGCTGAACGACTGGGCGGACCGCGCCGAGGACGCTGTGGACCGCCCGCACCGTCCGATCCCCTCCGGCCGCGTCACTCCCCGGCAGGCGCTGGCGGCGTCGGGCGCCCTGACGGTGGCCGGCCTCGCCCTGGCGGCGGGCGCGGGCCGCCCGGCGCTGGCGGTGGCCACGGGGCTGGCCGCCACGATCTGGGCCTACGACCTGCGGCTGAAGCACACGCCGGCCGCGCCCGCGACGATGGCCGCCGCGCGAGCACTGGACCTCCTGCTGGGCGCGACGGCGACGGGGGCGAGGACCGGTTCACCAGACGTCAGCTTTCCCCTCCCAGACCTGGCCCGAGGTCCCGAAAGGGGTGGGGCGGGGAACCTACTCACCGGGACCCGCCGCAGCCCGGCCGCACTGACCGCCGCGGCCATGCTCGGCGCCCACACCTACGCCGTCACAGCGGTCTCGCGCCGCGAGACGCAGGGCGGCTCCACCGCTGCGCCCCTCGCCGCCCTGGCGGCAGCAGCCGTACTGGCGACCCTGGCCGCCCGTGAACGCCCCGGTGCGGAGGCGGCCGGCGCTCCGCCCCGGCCGGCGGCCGGCGGCGGGTCGGCGCCGGCCGCCGCGCCCCCGCCCGCCCTCCACCCGGCGATCCGCGTCGCCACCCGCCTAGCGACCCCCGCCACCTTCGCGGCCGCCGCCTATTTCCGCACCGCGGCCAAGCCCCTCTTCCACGCCGTGCTCAATCCCTCCCCGCCCCTGACCCAGCGCGCCGTCGGCGGCGGAATCCGGGCCATGATCCCGCTCCAGGCCGCACTCGCCGCCCGCAGCGGTGCGGCGGGGGCGGGCGCGGCGCTCATGGGGCTCGTACCCCTCGCCCGAATGCTGTCGCGAAAGGTGAGCCCCACATGA
- a CDS encoding inositol-3-phosphate synthase — translation MTTTAHSEDPTAHTARTGVWFVGARGSVATTAVAGCAALAAGLHAPDGMVTETQPFAGSGLAPLSSLVFGGHDTVSCPLPKRAEELETGGVLPHGLSSAVRSELAAAEREIRTGGPLPGDTRGDEELIGAFAADLLDFARRQRLDRVVVVNVASTEPAPADPEVLPPSSLYAAAALRAGCPYVNFTPSTGLRAPALQDAVAASGLPHAGRDGKTGQTLLRSVLAPMFVQRALPVRAWSGTNLLGGGDGAALADPAAAAAKNAGKNRVLADTLGALPQGDVHIDDVPALGDWKTAWDHIAFAGFLGSRMTLQTTWQGCDSALAAPLVLDLARLLARAHEVGVSGPLPELGFYFKDPDGGGPAALGEQYEALLAFAGRLREAR, via the coding sequence GTGACGACCACGGCCCATTCCGAAGACCCGACTGCGCACACGGCACGGACCGGGGTGTGGTTCGTCGGAGCACGCGGTTCCGTCGCCACGACCGCCGTCGCGGGCTGCGCGGCGCTCGCCGCGGGCCTCCACGCCCCGGACGGCATGGTCACCGAGACCCAGCCGTTCGCCGGCAGCGGCCTGGCGCCGCTGTCCTCACTCGTCTTCGGCGGTCACGACACGGTGAGCTGCCCCCTGCCCAAGCGGGCCGAGGAACTGGAGACGGGCGGTGTCCTGCCGCACGGACTGTCGTCCGCCGTACGCAGCGAACTGGCCGCCGCCGAGCGGGAGATCCGGACCGGCGGCCCCCTGCCCGGCGACACCCGCGGCGACGAGGAACTCATCGGCGCGTTCGCGGCGGACCTGCTGGACTTCGCGCGGCGGCAGCGTCTCGACCGGGTCGTCGTCGTCAACGTCGCCTCGACGGAGCCCGCGCCGGCGGACCCAGAGGTGCTCCCGCCCAGCTCCCTCTACGCGGCGGCCGCCCTGCGAGCCGGCTGCCCGTACGTCAACTTCACCCCCTCCACCGGGCTGCGCGCCCCGGCCCTCCAGGACGCCGTCGCGGCCAGCGGCCTTCCCCACGCGGGACGCGACGGCAAGACGGGCCAGACGCTGCTCCGTTCCGTACTCGCGCCGATGTTCGTGCAGCGCGCCCTGCCCGTACGGGCATGGTCGGGCACGAATCTGCTCGGCGGCGGGGACGGGGCAGCGCTGGCCGACCCGGCCGCAGCGGCGGCGAAGAACGCGGGCAAGAACCGCGTCCTCGCGGACACGCTGGGCGCGCTTCCGCAGGGCGACGTACACATCGACGACGTACCGGCGCTCGGTGACTGGAAGACGGCCTGGGACCACATCGCCTTCGCCGGCTTCCTCGGGTCCCGGATGACGCTCCAGACCACGTGGCAGGGGTGCGACTCGGCGCTCGCCGCGCCGCTCGTCCTGGACCTGGCGCGGCTGCTGGCCCGCGCCCACGAGGTGGGCGTCTCGGGCCCGCTGCCGGAGCTGGGCTTCTACTTCAAGGACCCGGACGGTGGCGGACCCGCGGCGCTGGGGGAGCAGTACGAGGCACTGCTGGCCTTCGCGGGCCGCCTGCGGGAGGCCCGATGA